Genomic segment of Catenibacterium mitsuokai:
AATAATAGATGAATAAGAATTAGAGACTGTCTTATCTGGTTTATAAAAATATTCATATAATGTTTCTGCCTGCACACCAACATGATGATTTTCTTTAATAAGATGAGTCATCTTTCCTTCTCTTGGTGTATAGATATAAAGTACTATTTTGTCTTGATCCTCTCCTATTCCAAAGTTCATTGGAACAATATAAGGACAGTCATCATCTTGAAATGCGATATGCAATGTATCAAAATGATGAAGCATCTCCCTTAACTGATTTAAATCTTCTACTGTTTCTGCCATTTCTCTCTCCCCTTTTGTATCTATTTTAACACATTAGATGAAAGAAAAACTGTAAGCGGTTAAAAAAATCCCAAAATAATAGAAGAAAATATTCAAAATTCCTAATATCTGGTACTTATTTCTCTTATAGAAGACAAGAAGTACATCTGATAAGAGATAGAGAATAAAGCCTAATGCCATCATCTTGAAGTTAAGTATATTCATAGTTATGGCTGTAAGAATACTTTTAGCTGTCAGCCAGACGAGCGCAAATATATAGCTGGTGATTTCTGTTTTATATTCTATATCTTTAGAATAAGTCACTATTTCCAATAAGATCATAGATACTACTGGCACAATAAGTTCTATATAGGTGAATGGCTGATAATGATAATAAAAGAATAGACAAGCAATATCACCTATAAGAAATGCATTAAGTCCATACTTAAATAGATTTTTCTTACATAGGAGTAGATCTCCTATCATGAATGCGAGTAATCCTGGCAAGATAAGAAGAAATAGTTTTGTCTGATGGGATAAGTAGGCAGTGAGAATAAAGCCAAATGAACAGAGTCCTTTTGTATAGATATGATAACGTGTACGCCATGTACAAGCCATAATAAGAAATAATAAAATATATAGTAATATCATATATAACTTCCTTTCTGAAATAGTCTACCATAAATCAAAGATGTGTGCTATAGTGGTGCTCAAAGGGGGGATAAGACAAATGATCAAATTAATTGCGACAGATATGGATGGAACATTCCTAGATAATAAGAAGCAGTTTGATAAGTCTTTTATTGATTTATTTTTTGAAATGAAGGAACAGGGTGTACTGTTTGTGGCTGCAAGCGGTAACCAGTATGCCAGACTTTATCAGAAGTTCTTACCTATGAGTGAGGATATGTATTTTATTGCGGATGGAGGCAGTTATATTGCGAAGGGTCCAAATACATTAGAAGTATTTGATATGAACCGTAAGAAAGCATTTCTTGCAATAGAGAGAGTAAAGGAACATTATCCTGATTTTAAGATTGTAGTAGCAGGAGAAAAGTATGCTTACGCAAGAAAGAAGGATCATCTGACTAAAGAACTGACTACTTATTATTGTTCAAATAAGTTGATTGATGATTTTGATGAAATTGATGAACCTATTACTAAGATTGCGATACTTGATCCTAGTGGAGATATTAAGAATAATGCAGGAGATATTACTTCTATCTTACCTAGTGGGTTACAGATTATTACATCGGGTAATGAATGGATGGATATTCAAAGAGATGGTGTAAATAAGGGTCTTGGTATGCGTTATATTCAGGAACATGAACATATTTCTAGAGATGAATGTCTTGCTTTTGGTGACCAGATGAATGATTATGCTTTATTAAAGTCTGTGAAGTATGGTTTTGCGATGGAGAATGCAGTAGATGAAATCAAGAAGCTGGCATATGGTATTACTGATTCTAATGAAGATCAGGGATGCTTAAAAATTATTAAAAAAGCGCTTAGAAAAAATAAAGAACAGGCCGCTAACGACCTGCTTTAAAATAAAAATCACAATGATTTTGGATATCAAAGGAAGAAAAGTATTTTTCTTCTAATGGTATCCATTTTTTTATGAACATGTTAAGGGCTTCTTTTCCATTTCTTTCTTCTATACGTTTATATCGTAATGATTCATCTATATCTAAGAATATAGTCATATCATAATCATCAATAAGCTCAGGATGACATGAATAAGACCCTTCTATGATATTAATAGGTTTATAAGAGTATAAGGCTCCTTCACTTATAGACATTGTGGAACAATCAAAAGGGCGATAAAGAACATCTTGATGTTCTTTTAGAGGTTCTAATACTTCTTTTTTAAATCTTTCTCTATCTACATTACCACCTGGTTCATTATAGCGCTCCTGCGTACGCTGATATTCCTGAAGATAGAAATCATCCATATGAAATATATGACAATCAAAATACGCTTTTAATTTATTCGCAAGAGTTGTTTTCCCACTTCCACATCTTCCATCTATTGCGATAGTGACATGTCCCTTTTGTTGATATATTTTATTAATTGCTTCTAATACATCCTGTTCCTTATAAGGAAGATATTTTAAACCTTCTTCTAAGTAATGGGCCTGTAAGAGTTCTACTTTGATATCTTTTGTAGAGACTTCTTGAAGTGTTCTGTCCCCTTCTTCTGCTTTTCTTAAAATGGTTATATGAGGATAAAAGGGTTTATCATCAAAAGGAATATCATGCTGCTTCAATGTATTTCTTAGTGTATTCACATAAGCATCTAATTCAGGATTTTCTTTGACTCCTACCCAGTATATCTTCTTGAAATGGCCAATACGGTTAGTAGTGATGGTGATTTCAGGAAAAGGAATAGATTGTATAATCTCCATGATTTCATCCTGTCTATTTGTTTCACCAAAGAAAGCTAAAGTCATATGAAGATTATCTGGATCATAATACTTGCCTTTAATACCTTCTTCCTTTAAAGAATCTATAATATGAACCAGTTCTTCTTTAAAAGAAGAATTAAATGTAAGTGCGATAAATTGTCTCATAAAATTCATCCTTTCCATGATATAATGAACAAGCTATGTGCATGTAGCTCAACGGGATAGAGCATCAGACTCCGGCTCTGAAGACTGCAGGTTCAAATCCTGTCATGCACGTCAACAAGGAAAAAAAGGCAGCACAAGCTGCCTTTTATTATACACTTTGTCTAATTCTTTCTATATGTATCGCAAGATAGCCTATTTCTTCATCGGATATCTTTTCTAGAATCAGCTTTTCTATATAATCCGCTACACGACATGCCACTGCATAGCTTTCTGGAAACTTTTCTTTTGTATAGTCAGTCATAGAAACCTGCACATCTTCTTTACGATCTATTCGTACCATTAAGAACTTGATGTGATTTACTAAACGAATATATGCAATTGAGTCTTCATCAATCACTATATTGAAGGTTTCTTCTACATAAGTGACTGTCTGATGAATAATGCTGGCAACCTGTAATGAACGTGCAGGTGGCTGAGAACTCAAAGCTGCATGAATATGAAGAGAAATATAACCAATTTCATCATCAGTGATTTCATACCCTAATCTTCTTTTAATGATCTTTCTTGCTTTTGTAGCAACTTCATATTCATCTGCAAACAATAATCGAATATCACTTGTAAGAGGGTTTGAAATCACCATATCATTCTTAATACGATCAATAGAGAATGCGATATGGTCTGCAAGAGGTAAAAGAATCTTGGTGTCAATATCACCAAATTCCTTTTCTGCATAACGAATAATTTCATTGGCTATTTCTAAAAAGATAGGATCAACCCCCTGCAATACATTCTTCCCTGTATTCTTTTCCAAACTATAGCATTTAATATTCTTTCCAGGATTCTCAATTACATCTCCTGCTTTTCTTTTGAAGCCTATTCCTTTCCCTAGTAATATAACTTCTTTATTGAGTTCATCTTTTGCGACAACTCCGTTATTGTTTAGCGTTCCAATGACTTCATAACGCTGTTTTTTCACTTTATTCTCCTTCATGTAATATCTGTTTTATTTCTGATACGATAATGACAACATGTGGTCCATAAGTAATTTGTATACCTTCTCCACGCATATATATACCTGCAGCACCTGTTGCCTTTAAGGCTTCCTCATCAACTAATGTTGGATTCTTTAAAGTCGCACGCAGACGTGTTGTACATGTATCAACATCTAATATATTAGGAATACCACCTAATGCTTCTACAATAGAATGAGACACAGAACTGTCTACGTCAAGACTTTTCTTTCTAGAATAGTCTTTTTTTGTATGCAGCTGTGTATCTTCTCCTCTACCTACTGTTTTAAAATCATAACGTTTAATCATAAACTTAAAGATTGAATAATAAAGCAAGAAATAAATAAAACCTATTATTGGGACAAAGACCCAGTTTGTTTTACTATTTCCCTGTAATATACCAAACAAGAAAAAATCAATCGCTCCTGCACTAAAAGTGAGTCCAATCGAAATATTTAAAGCCTGTGCCACTGCATATGCACTTCCTGCTAGAAGCGCATGAATCAAAAAGAGTGGCGGTGCTTGAAATAAGAATGTGAATTCAATTGGTTCAGTAATACCTGTTAATATAGAAGTCAATGAGGCAGAAAGTAATAAACCTCCTGTTTTTTTACGCTGACTTGGTCTTGCACAATGATACATTGCAAGGGCTGCACCTGGTAAACCAAACATCATAAAGATATATTCACCAGTAAAGAAACGAGTGGCTTCTACATTGAAATGAGTCACATGAGGTGAAGCAAGCTGCGCAAAGAAGATATTCTGAGCCCCCTGGATCACTTGTCCATCCACTACCATACTGCCACCAAGTCCTGTCTGCCAGAATGGAAGATAGAACACATGATGTAATCCAAAAGGAATCAACATACGCTTGACAAAGCCAAATACGAATGTACCTGCATAACTGCTGTCTCTTACAAAAACACCTAAGTGATAAATGGCTTCCTGAACGGGAGGCCATATATTATAGAATATAATTCCTACAAATACAGAAACAATAGAACAGATAACTGGGACAAAACGTGTGCCTGCAAAGAATGATAAGTAATCGGGAAGTCGCGTCATATAGAACCTATTATGAAGATAAGCAACACCAAGTCCTACTACTATACCACCAAAGACACCTACATCTAAAGATTGAATACCACAAATCGTATTGATTGTACCTAATCTGACAAAATCAGCCACCTTTCCATCTACTATAAAACCATTGATAGTAAGTAAGGCATTAATAGAAGCATGCATAATTAAAAAGCTAACCAATGCAGAGAAAGCCGCAGTGGCTTTTTCATGTTTAGCCATGCCCATAGCTATGCCCACTGCAAATAGAACAGGAAGATTATCAAAGACAATATTTCCAGCATTGCACATAATAGTAAACAGTGCATTGAGTGGTGTTCCTTTTCCAAGCATGAATTGAAGATGGTAGGCCTGAATCATTGTTTCATTTGTAAATGAACGCCCTATACCCATCAATAGACCAGCAATAGGTAAAACAGCAATAGGAATCATAAAGCTCTTTCCTACACGTTGCAGTTTACTAAATAGCTTATCAAACATGATTCTTCCTCCTTCTTCGTCTTTTAATCTATTCTATCATTATATAGGATGAAAATCTAATGCTTTTGTAATAGGATTCTTTCTGTTTTTCTTACAAAATAACGCATTTTGTATAATTCTTAAGTTATTTTTAAAAATTTCTTAATTCATTTTTATATGATAAATACAACACTTTTTGATACTTCTTAAAAATTTCTTAAGATTTTTCTTTATTTTTTGATATGAGGTGTTATAATAGATGCTGTCGAAAGACAAAAGGAGAGAGAAAAATGGATAAGAAAACAAAAGAAATCATGAGTTTCGTATCTCATAGAATAAGAACTCAGAAGACAATGTTCATTCCTGTGTTTGCTATTTCCGCTTTCGCAATCGTGGGTTATACAGCTGCTGATAGAACAGCACCTGTTGTACATTCAAAAACAATTGAAGTTCCTTATGGAACTGTCTTAAAAGCTAGTGATTTTGCAATCTCTGATAATAGAGATAATACTGATACATTAAAAACAAAGATTCATGCTGATTCTTATGAAAAGAACCAGTTAGGAACATATGCTGTCAATGTGACAGTAAAGGATGCTTTCAATAACGAAACAACTAAGACTGTTAATGTTAAGGTTGTAGATAATGAAGCACCCGTTCTTGAATCTAGAAATGATGATGGATTTGTCATCAACGTTGAAGCCAATGGCAGCAACGATTTAAAACAGTACATCAAAGCAACTGATAATGTTGATGGTGATGTAACAGACTTCGTTAATTTTGATAAGGATTTAGATACAACTCAGTTAGGTGAACAGGTGATCAATGCTTCTGTTGAAGATAACATGGGTAATGTTGCTACTAAGACATTTACTTTCAATGTTGGTGATACATCTGCTCCTGAAATGAACTTAAAGAATGGTAACTTCGTAGTAAACTACGGTGATAACTTTGATATCAACAACTATGTTGAAGCAAAGGATAACTATGATATGAATCCTGTTTTAACTGTTGAAGGTGAAGTAGATACTAAGAAGTTAGATGGTACTCAGTCTCTTAAGGTAACTGCAACTGATGCAAGTGGTAATAAGACTGAAAATACTTATGATGTAACTGTAGCTGATATTGCTGCTCCTGCTATTACATTAAAGTCTAATGATATTAATGTGAAGTATGGTTCATCATTTGATGCAAAGTCAAACCTTGTTTCTGCCATCGATAATCTTGATGGTGATGTAACAAGCAAAGTAAATGTAAGTGGTTCTGTCAATACTTCTAAATCTGGAAGTTATACAGTTAACTATACAGTCACTGATAACGCTGGTAATACAGCTAATGCAAGTGCTAAGGTGAATGTATCTGCCGCTCCTTCAAGAGGTGGATACAATGCCGGTGGTACAAGTGTTAAGGGTGGACATAGCGGTGTTGTTGGAACTGGTTTATCTAAAGTAGGTTCTGCTTATGTATTTGGTGCTTCTGGACCAACAGCATTTGACTGTTCTGGATTCACTTCATGGGTATATAGACAGAATGGTAAATCATTACCAAGAACTGCTGCTGCTCAGTATAGTGGAACTACAAGAGTATCTAAGGATGGCTTAAGTGCTGGTGACTTAGTATTCTTTGCAGGAACTTATAAGTCAGGTATCTCACATGTAGGTATCTATATCGGTAATGGACAGTTTGTTCATGCTGCTAACTCAAGTACTGGTGTTACAGTATCTTCATTAAATAGCGGTTATTATGCATCTCATTATGCAGGTGCTGGTAGATAAGAAGATCGAAAGATCTTCTTTTTTTGTAAGGAGGCTGTATGAAAAAAGTATTAAAGGTAATTCTAGGAATCTTGTTAAGTATTGTATTAGTTATTTGTTTACTCTATGGTGCTTTTATCTATATGATTGAGTATCATGTAGCAACTGTAGATAAGAAGTCTTATAACGGATATGAAGTGATTATGCAGTCTGTAGGAAGTCCCCTCTTCTTCAGCAGTGCGGATGGACGTTTGCTTCTTAAAAAGAATGGAAAAACAATCAATAAGACTGACTTTGTATTATCAGATGATGGTGGAAGTATTCGTAAAGCAGTATGGAGTGTGAGCTGGTATAAGGATCATGTAAGTGTTGTAATAAGAGGATCTGAACAGGATGATATGCTTTACAGTCTTTATTATAACGGAAATACAAAAAATTCTATTATACCTAGTCAGGATGGTATAACAACTAAAGATGATATGGCTGGTCAGGATGCTGATGAGATCAGAAAAGAATTGAGGATGGTGGCTGATTATCTTCATTATGATGATATAAAATATGGTACCAGTGCAAAGGGATGGATGTATGCAGTTGTTTATAACAAAGATGGTGTCACACGACATTTAAATTATTATGAAACTCATGAGCATGAATATGCTTATGAGGAAACAAAGAATGGTACGACTATAGTATTAGGATTCTATAAAATAGAAAACGGCCAGGTCATAGATGAACATACTACAGCATGGCACTAAAAAAAGATTCCGGAAGGAATCTTTTTATAATAGTTCTTTAAGTTTTTCAATAGATTCTTCTGTAGTCGCCCAGCTTGTCGCAAAACGTACTACTGTATGTGTATCATCATACTTTTCCCAGAAACCATAGCGTACATGCTTTTCTAGTTCTTCTAGTTTCTTATTGTCTACAATAAAGAACTGCTGGTTTGTAGGAGAATCAATATAGAATTCATAACCCTTTTCTTTAAAGATTGTTTTAAGCTTTTCAGCCATATCAATCGCATGTCTTGAAATCTTGAAATAGAGATCATCTGTAAAAAGAACATCAAATTGAACACCATTTAAACGTCCTTTTGCAAGCAGTGCACCATGCTTCTTGATAAGGTTCACAAAGTGTGCTGGTGTATTCTTCTTAGTAAAAACAACTGCCTCACCACATAATGCCCCTACTTTAGTACCACCGATATAGAATACATCAGTAAGTTCTGCAATATCTTCTAGTGTTACATCAGTATCATAAGACATGAGGCCATAACCAAGTCTTGCACCATCTAAGAATAAAGGCAAGTTATAAGCATGACATACATCTGAGATTTCTTTTAATTCTTCTTTTGTATAAAGTGTGCCATATTCTGTAGGATGAGAAATATAAACCATACCTGGGAATACCATATGTTCATGATTGGCATCGTTATAGAATGTATCTACTAATTCTTTGACATCTGATGCTTTGAGTTTACCTAAGTATTGTGGAACAGTCATTACCTTATGTCCTGTATATTCAATAGCCCCTGCTTCATGAGCGGCCACATGTCCTGTCACTGCAGCGACAACACCTTCATAAGGCTTCAACATTGTATCAATGACTAACTGGTTAGTCTGTGTACCACCTGTAATAAAGTAAATATCAGCTTCTTCTTTACCACATGCTTTCGCAATCTTTTTTCTTGCAGATTCAGAATATACATCTACTCCATATCCTGACTGCTGATCCATATTTGTTTCAATAAATTTTTCTAGAATGGCAGGATGTGCCCCTTCTGTATAATCACTTTCAAATGATAACATCTTTATATCCTCCGTTTCATGTATTCTACACTATTTTAGAGGTGAATACAAATAATGAAAATAATTCAAAAATATGAAGTAATTCACCCTGATGAATGAGTATATATATGTATAAGCCACTTATTTCTTGTTTAGAATACTTTTACATAGAAAGATAAAGGAAACTCATTCCTCGAATAGTCAATTCATACTATTTTGTAGGAATAGGAACAGAACTATACTATAATAATCAAAAAGGAGTGATAGGATATGGAAAACAGAACAGTAATTATTAATGGTGTATCTTATACTTGTTTAACTGATGAAGAATACGAAGATTTGCAGACAGTAGCTGCTTATGAAGAAAGAAAAAAGAGTAAAGATTTTAAAACCATTAGCTTTGATGAATTCTTAAAAGACAGAGAAGAAAAGTATGGAGTTAAATTTTGATGTTGAAATCGAACCATACATTATAGAAATTATAGACAACATTGATTATTATAACTATATTAGATTCAGAAACTTCTCTATAGGAATCTTTCTAACCAAAGAATTACGAAAAGTCAAAGGAATAGTTGAGGCCAATCCACATATTGGCAAGAAGGTTCAAACAAACAAATATAAGTATGTTATGCCAACTACCAAAGCAGTCTTATATTATGAAATCATAGAAAATAGTGAAGACATCGTTTTCTATGAATACAAACCTTTCAAACAGAATAAAGACATGTAAAAAGATACCACGTGGGTATCTTTTATTCTGGTCTATGTACTTTATTTAATAATTCTTCTGTTACATCTTTGGCAGGTAATGTTTGATCAATATGTCCAATAGATAATAGTGCTTCTAAACGCAAATTCTTTGGGAAATGAAAGATATTTCTAATATAGTCCTCCGTTGAATCTTCTGTAGATGATACTCTATTTCTTCCCTGAATCCAGCAGCTGCCTAACCCTAGTGATGAGGCCATATAATGCATCGTCAAGATGACATTGCTGCAGTCTTCTATCCAGACAT
This window contains:
- a CDS encoding pyridoxamine 5'-phosphate oxidase family protein, with the protein product MAETVEDLNQLREMLHHFDTLHIAFQDDDCPYIVPMNFGIGEDQDKIVLYIYTPREGKMTHLIKENHHVGVQAETLYEYFYKPDKTVSNSYSSIIGKGIVEPVPHDLYDEAMESILTHCGYETYPYNKDYIDTCHVYKITLSQVTGKNHFKGV
- a CDS encoding lysoplasmalogenase family protein is translated as MILLYILLFLIMACTWRTRYHIYTKGLCSFGFILTAYLSHQTKLFLLILPGLLAFMIGDLLLCKKNLFKYGLNAFLIGDIACLFFYYHYQPFTYIELIVPVVSMILLEIVTYSKDIEYKTEITSYIFALVWLTAKSILTAITMNILNFKMMALGFILYLLSDVLLVFYKRNKYQILGILNIFFYYFGIFLTAYSFSFI
- a CDS encoding Cof-type HAD-IIB family hydrolase, translated to MIKLIATDMDGTFLDNKKQFDKSFIDLFFEMKEQGVLFVAASGNQYARLYQKFLPMSEDMYFIADGGSYIAKGPNTLEVFDMNRKKAFLAIERVKEHYPDFKIVVAGEKYAYARKKDHLTKELTTYYCSNKLIDDFDEIDEPITKIAILDPSGDIKNNAGDITSILPSGLQIITSGNEWMDIQRDGVNKGLGMRYIQEHEHISRDECLAFGDQMNDYALLKSVKYGFAMENAVDEIKKLAYGITDSNEDQGCLKIIKKALRKNKEQAANDLL
- the thpR gene encoding RNA 2',3'-cyclic phosphodiesterase; this encodes MRQFIALTFNSSFKEELVHIIDSLKEEGIKGKYYDPDNLHMTLAFFGETNRQDEIMEIIQSIPFPEITITTNRIGHFKKIYWVGVKENPELDAYVNTLRNTLKQHDIPFDDKPFYPHITILRKAEEGDRTLQEVSTKDIKVELLQAHYLEEGLKYLPYKEQDVLEAINKIYQQKGHVTIAIDGRCGSGKTTLANKLKAYFDCHIFHMDDFYLQEYQRTQERYNEPGGNVDRERFKKEVLEPLKEHQDVLYRPFDCSTMSISEGALYSYKPINIIEGSYSCHPELIDDYDMTIFLDIDESLRYKRIEERNGKEALNMFIKKWIPLEEKYFSSFDIQNHCDFYFKAGR
- a CDS encoding PRD domain-containing protein, producing MKKQRYEVIGTLNNNGVVAKDELNKEVILLGKGIGFKRKAGDVIENPGKNIKCYSLEKNTGKNVLQGVDPIFLEIANEIIRYAEKEFGDIDTKILLPLADHIAFSIDRIKNDMVISNPLTSDIRLLFADEYEVATKARKIIKRRLGYEITDDEIGYISLHIHAALSSQPPARSLQVASIIHQTVTYVEETFNIVIDEDSIAYIRLVNHIKFLMVRIDRKEDVQVSMTDYTKEKFPESYAVACRVADYIEKLILEKISDEEIGYLAIHIERIRQSV
- a CDS encoding PTS transporter subunit EIIC, producing MFDKLFSKLQRVGKSFMIPIAVLPIAGLLMGIGRSFTNETMIQAYHLQFMLGKGTPLNALFTIMCNAGNIVFDNLPVLFAVGIAMGMAKHEKATAAFSALVSFLIMHASINALLTINGFIVDGKVADFVRLGTINTICGIQSLDVGVFGGIVVGLGVAYLHNRFYMTRLPDYLSFFAGTRFVPVICSIVSVFVGIIFYNIWPPVQEAIYHLGVFVRDSSYAGTFVFGFVKRMLIPFGLHHVFYLPFWQTGLGGSMVVDGQVIQGAQNIFFAQLASPHVTHFNVEATRFFTGEYIFMMFGLPGAALAMYHCARPSQRKKTGGLLLSASLTSILTGITEPIEFTFLFQAPPLFLIHALLAGSAYAVAQALNISIGLTFSAGAIDFFLFGILQGNSKTNWVFVPIIGFIYFLLYYSIFKFMIKRYDFKTVGRGEDTQLHTKKDYSRKKSLDVDSSVSHSIVEALGGIPNILDVDTCTTRLRATLKNPTLVDEEALKATGAAGIYMRGEGIQITYGPHVVIIVSEIKQILHEGE
- a CDS encoding C40 family peptidase → MDKKTKEIMSFVSHRIRTQKTMFIPVFAISAFAIVGYTAADRTAPVVHSKTIEVPYGTVLKASDFAISDNRDNTDTLKTKIHADSYEKNQLGTYAVNVTVKDAFNNETTKTVNVKVVDNEAPVLESRNDDGFVINVEANGSNDLKQYIKATDNVDGDVTDFVNFDKDLDTTQLGEQVINASVEDNMGNVATKTFTFNVGDTSAPEMNLKNGNFVVNYGDNFDINNYVEAKDNYDMNPVLTVEGEVDTKKLDGTQSLKVTATDASGNKTENTYDVTVADIAAPAITLKSNDINVKYGSSFDAKSNLVSAIDNLDGDVTSKVNVSGSVNTSKSGSYTVNYTVTDNAGNTANASAKVNVSAAPSRGGYNAGGTSVKGGHSGVVGTGLSKVGSAYVFGASGPTAFDCSGFTSWVYRQNGKSLPRTAAAQYSGTTRVSKDGLSAGDLVFFAGTYKSGISHVGIYIGNGQFVHAANSSTGVTVSSLNSGYYASHYAGAGR
- a CDS encoding threonine aldolase family protein produces the protein MLSFESDYTEGAHPAILEKFIETNMDQQSGYGVDVYSESARKKIAKACGKEEADIYFITGGTQTNQLVIDTMLKPYEGVVAAVTGHVAAHEAGAIEYTGHKVMTVPQYLGKLKASDVKELVDTFYNDANHEHMVFPGMVYISHPTEYGTLYTKEELKEISDVCHAYNLPLFLDGARLGYGLMSYDTDVTLEDIAELTDVFYIGGTKVGALCGEAVVFTKKNTPAHFVNLIKKHGALLAKGRLNGVQFDVLFTDDLYFKISRHAIDMAEKLKTIFKEKGYEFYIDSPTNQQFFIVDNKKLEELEKHVRYGFWEKYDDTHTVVRFATSWATTEESIEKLKELL
- a CDS encoding nitroreductase family protein, with protein sequence MDFLDFLKQRRSYRQYTGESLEKELLDQIVEAGLLAPSGRNIKPEELIVVTDPELLTQLSQCRKAGSQMLEGAAACIIVLGDEDKTDVWIEDCSNVILTMHYMASSLGLGSCWIQGRNRVSSTEDSTEDYIRNIFHFPKNLRLEALLSIGHIDQTLPAKDVTEELLNKVHRPE